One part of the Chthonomonadales bacterium genome encodes these proteins:
- the accC gene encoding acetyl-CoA carboxylase biotin carboxylase subunit: MFKKILIANRGEIAVRILRACQEMRIRTVAVHSTADSGSLHVRLADEAVCIGPPPNKDSYLHAPNIIAAANITGAEAIHPGYGYLSEQASFAEACEACHLAFIGPTSTAIEQMGHKARARALARSARVPVIPGSDGTVANETEAARVAARIGLPVYIKAVAGGGGTGIRRVDDADELPRALQMARSEAESAFGNPEVYVEKLIEEPRHIEAQVLADAHGHAVHLGLRECSVQNPRHKKLVEEAPASEIPAGLASRIAEAAVRLARAVSYRNAGTVEFLVDRRDQFYFLEMNTRLQVEHPVTECITGIDVVQEQIRIAAGEPLAVGQKEIRFLGHAIECRLTAEDPRRRYAPSAGRVEAMRFPGGPGVRVDSHVFPGYDVPPYYDPMLAKLVVWAPTRAQAIARMARCLGETEITGLATNLELHVRIMANPFYRRGDVSTDFLARHILNNGD; this comes from the coding sequence ATGTTCAAGAAGATCCTGATCGCCAACCGCGGCGAGATCGCCGTTCGCATCCTGCGCGCCTGCCAGGAAATGCGCATACGCACCGTCGCCGTGCACTCCACGGCCGACTCCGGCTCGCTGCATGTTCGCCTCGCCGACGAGGCCGTCTGCATCGGCCCGCCGCCGAACAAGGACAGCTACCTCCACGCGCCCAACATCATCGCTGCCGCCAACATCACCGGCGCCGAGGCGATCCACCCCGGGTACGGCTACCTGAGCGAGCAGGCGAGCTTCGCCGAGGCCTGCGAGGCGTGCCACCTGGCGTTCATCGGGCCCACCTCCACCGCCATCGAGCAGATGGGCCACAAGGCGCGGGCGCGGGCGCTGGCGCGCTCGGCGCGTGTCCCCGTGATCCCGGGCTCCGATGGCACGGTGGCCAACGAGACAGAAGCCGCGCGCGTGGCCGCCCGGATCGGCCTGCCGGTCTACATCAAGGCGGTGGCCGGCGGCGGAGGCACGGGCATCCGGCGCGTGGACGACGCTGACGAGTTGCCGCGCGCTCTCCAGATGGCCCGCTCGGAGGCGGAGTCGGCCTTCGGGAACCCGGAGGTCTACGTCGAGAAGCTGATCGAGGAGCCGCGGCACATCGAGGCGCAGGTGCTCGCCGACGCGCATGGCCACGCCGTCCACCTGGGCCTGCGCGAGTGTTCCGTGCAGAACCCCCGGCACAAGAAGCTCGTGGAGGAGGCTCCCGCCAGCGAGATCCCCGCTGGACTGGCCTCGCGCATCGCCGAGGCCGCCGTGCGCCTCGCCCGCGCGGTGAGCTACCGCAACGCCGGCACCGTCGAGTTCCTCGTGGACCGCCGCGACCAGTTCTACTTCCTGGAGATGAACACGCGGCTTCAGGTGGAGCATCCCGTCACGGAGTGCATCACCGGCATCGACGTGGTGCAGGAGCAGATCCGCATCGCCGCCGGCGAGCCGCTCGCGGTGGGCCAGAAGGAGATCCGGTTCCTCGGCCACGCGATCGAGTGCCGCCTGACCGCGGAGGACCCGCGGCGCCGGTACGCGCCCTCGGCCGGCCGCGTCGAGGCGATGCGGTTCCCTGGTGGCCCCGGCGTGCGTGTCGACAGCCATGTCTTCCCGGGCTACGACGTGCCACCCTACTACGACCCGATGCTCGCCAAGCTCGTGGTCTGGGCGCCCACTCGCGCGCAGGCCATCGCTCGCATGGCGCGCTGCCTGGGCGAGACCGAGATCACCGGCCTCGCTACGAACCTGGAGCTCCACGTTCGCATCATGGCGAACCCGTTCTACCGGCGCGGCGATGTCTCGACCGACTTCCTGGCCCGCCACATCCTGAACAATGGCGACTGA
- a CDS encoding gamma-glutamyl-gamma-aminobutyrate hydrolase family protein, giving the protein MHPPLIGITTGTVASGPEGDRLNRSYGRAVRLAGGLPVAITNVGEVAAREAAARLDGLLLSGGRDVAPARYGETTLNGTVEEDPARDGVEIPLIAEALRRDLPTLAICRGIQTLNVALGGTLWQDIPAQVPGALAHRQEAPRAEATHVIDVEAGSRLAAIVGAGSWRVNTFHHQALRRVAAGLAVSARAEDGIIEGVEAPDAAFVLAVQFHPEDMVQACPRCLSLFRAFVRASAGRAAGQAAR; this is encoded by the coding sequence ATGCATCCACCGCTCATCGGCATCACCACCGGCACCGTGGCGAGCGGCCCGGAGGGCGATCGGCTGAACCGCAGCTACGGCCGCGCCGTACGATTGGCCGGCGGCCTTCCGGTCGCCATCACCAACGTCGGGGAGGTCGCGGCCCGGGAGGCAGCGGCTCGGCTGGACGGGCTGCTGCTCTCCGGCGGGCGCGACGTGGCGCCGGCCCGCTACGGCGAGACGACGCTCAACGGCACCGTCGAGGAGGACCCGGCGCGCGACGGCGTCGAGATCCCGCTCATCGCCGAGGCGCTCCGGCGCGACCTGCCCACGCTCGCCATCTGCCGGGGCATCCAGACGCTGAACGTGGCGCTCGGGGGCACGCTCTGGCAGGACATCCCCGCGCAGGTGCCGGGCGCCCTCGCCCACCGACAGGAGGCGCCGCGCGCGGAGGCCACCCATGTCATCGACGTGGAGGCCGGCTCGCGCCTCGCGGCGATCGTCGGGGCGGGCTCCTGGCGCGTCAACACCTTCCACCACCAGGCGCTGCGTCGCGTCGCGGCCGGGTTGGCGGTGAGCGCCCGCGCCGAGGACGGCATCATCGAGGGCGTGGAGGCGCCGGACGCCGCGTTCGTGCTCGCCGTGCAGTTCCATCCCGAGGACATGGTTCAGGCCTGCCCGCGCTGCCTGTCGCTCTTCCGGGCGTTCGTGCGCGCGTCCGCCGGTCGGGCGGCCGGCCAGGCCGCGCGGTGA
- a CDS encoding PIG-L family deacetylase, with translation MSEGVEILAIGAHMGDCEIACGMALAAHARQGGGIAMLHLTPGEKGHPRLAPDAYARQKRAEAEEAAAALGARMFALDYADGELPCTQEAQLRIADVIRVCRPRAVLTHWRGSMHKDHTACADNVPHAMFYAAIAGFQRSDPAHGVYRLLYAENWEDQEGFVAETFLEVTEEDMALWQHVAERYELFRGGVSRFAYIDYYRSLARVRGCEMGVGHAVAFAAPPSARRRRVQRLTG, from the coding sequence ATGAGCGAGGGAGTGGAGATCCTGGCCATCGGCGCGCACATGGGCGACTGCGAGATCGCTTGCGGCATGGCGCTGGCCGCCCACGCGCGCCAGGGCGGAGGCATCGCGATGCTGCACCTGACGCCGGGCGAGAAGGGCCACCCGAGGCTGGCGCCCGATGCCTACGCGCGCCAGAAGCGCGCGGAGGCCGAGGAGGCCGCCGCGGCGCTCGGCGCGCGCATGTTCGCGCTGGACTACGCGGACGGCGAGCTCCCCTGCACCCAGGAGGCCCAACTGCGCATCGCCGACGTCATCCGTGTCTGCCGCCCGCGGGCCGTGCTGACCCACTGGCGCGGCAGTATGCACAAGGATCACACCGCCTGCGCCGACAACGTGCCGCACGCCATGTTCTATGCGGCGATCGCCGGCTTCCAGCGATCGGACCCCGCCCACGGTGTCTATCGCCTCCTCTACGCCGAGAACTGGGAGGACCAGGAGGGGTTCGTGGCGGAGACCTTCTTGGAGGTGACGGAGGAGGACATGGCACTCTGGCAGCACGTGGCCGAGCGCTATGAGCTGTTCCGCGGCGGTGTGTCGCGCTTCGCCTACATCGACTACTACCGGTCGCTGGCGCGGGTGCGCGGCTGCGAGATGGGGGTTGGGCATGCCGTGGCGTTCGCGGCGCCGCCGTCCGCGCGGCGCCGCCGCGTGCAGCGCCTGACGGGCTGA
- a CDS encoding GNAT family N-acetyltransferase — protein sequence MSATRIAPYVGGDLGAVVSLLANALTADPVTRAAFVRKVLLDPNFDAAGAPVARIGGAVAGFALAIARRVPLEDAPPDPDRGYVTLLAVAPEARGRGVGSALLADAEAYLEARGRRVALVSPYAPGYWTPGVDVRAYPEALRFLAARGYSEVYRPVAMDCALPGLSRPAWVHEREAMLAAEGVRAAPCSAEQLPALLAFLAREFPGDWQRLAREAAASAETGDRAARLWTAAGAGGEVLGFSHHDGERFGPIGVAAAHRGRGLGQVLMYKTLEAMRAEGLHAAWFLWSDDRTAERLYAAAGFRETRRFAVMRKELGT from the coding sequence GTGAGCGCCACCCGGATCGCGCCGTACGTTGGGGGAGACCTGGGCGCCGTCGTCTCGCTCCTGGCGAACGCGCTCACGGCGGACCCGGTGACGCGCGCGGCCTTTGTGCGCAAGGTGCTCCTGGACCCCAACTTCGACGCCGCCGGCGCGCCGGTGGCGCGGATCGGCGGAGCGGTCGCCGGCTTCGCCCTCGCCATCGCCCGGCGCGTGCCGCTGGAGGACGCGCCCCCCGACCCCGATCGCGGGTACGTCACGCTGCTGGCCGTGGCGCCGGAGGCCCGCGGGCGCGGCGTGGGCTCGGCGCTGCTCGCCGACGCGGAGGCCTACCTGGAGGCACGCGGCAGGCGGGTCGCGCTCGTGTCGCCCTACGCTCCGGGCTACTGGACACCGGGAGTCGATGTGCGGGCCTACCCGGAGGCGCTGCGCTTCCTGGCCGCCCGCGGCTATTCCGAGGTGTACCGCCCGGTGGCGATGGACTGCGCCCTTCCCGGCCTCAGCCGCCCGGCCTGGGTCCACGAGCGAGAGGCCATGCTCGCCGCGGAGGGCGTGCGGGCGGCCCCCTGCTCCGCCGAGCAACTACCGGCCCTGCTCGCCTTCCTGGCGCGCGAGTTCCCCGGCGACTGGCAGCGCCTGGCGCGCGAAGCCGCAGCCAGCGCGGAGACCGGCGACCGCGCGGCGCGCCTCTGGACCGCAGCCGGGGCGGGCGGCGAGGTTCTGGGCTTCAGCCACCATGATGGCGAGCGCTTCGGCCCGATCGGTGTTGCCGCCGCGCACCGGGGCCGAGGCCTCGGGCAGGTGCTCATGTACAAGACCCTGGAGGCGATGCGGGCAGAGGGCCTGCACGCGGCCTGGTTCCTGTGGTCGGACGACCGCACCGCCGAGCGGCTCTATGCGGCGGCGGGGTTCCGGGAGACGAGGAGGTTCGCCGTGATGCGAAAGGAGCTGGGAACATGA